The DNA sequence TATAACAGGTATAATTAGCTAAGACATATTAGCATTATACACCAAACCCTCAGCTATGTTTTTTTCAGAAAGCATGTTTTCTGATAGTTTTATTATCACCAACGGGACAAGGCAAGGATGTCTGCTTTCCCGCTTGATATTTGCTCTCTTAATAGAGTCTTTGGCTGAAAATATAAGATCCCATCAAGACATAACTGGCATTCTCATATCACAACAGTCCCATTCCATATATCTATTTGCAGATAATGTGATCCTATCCCTGTCAGAACCGAATGTTTGTCTTCCAGCTGTATATAACATACTGAACCTTTTCAACAAAATCTCATACTATAAAGTAAATGCAACTAAATCCAACATACTCGCCATAAATATAGATAGGGAGCTTAAACAAAATGATATCAATACCCAAGGTCCGGCAAACCCATTCAGTATCTGGATATACATTTGACAACCCCAAGCTCCAAACTATTCAAAACAAATTTCTTACCGCTCATTTCCTCCATTCAGCCTGAACTAAATAGACTAAAATCCTTCTATCTGTCTTGGCCAGGAGGATTAGCAGCATACAAAATGCTTATTCTACCAAAAATCTTATACTTCTTTAGAGCTATCCCAATATCTATACCAGCATCATTCTTTAAAATACTGCAGACACAACTGCATAAGTTtgtgtgggaggaaaaaaaaaacaagatgttcCCAATCTTCTTTACTAAAGCACAAAAAAGTTGGAGGAATGGGGCTCCCCATACTATGAGATTATTTTACCGCCAGCATATTAGATCAAACTACATTTTGGTTCCATTCACACTTGTCAAAACACTGGGCATCTATAGAGAAAAAATGGATATCACTCAACTCCTTAAAATCCACACAGATCTAGCTAATTCTTTCTCAAATACTCATTTTATGTCCACACACCCCATTATCCAATTAGTAATGGACACATAGAAGCAGATTTGCACCTCTATGGAACACACAGCAGATTTAACTGATATCTCTACTCCCTTGTCATCTGTTCAAACTCACATAAAAGACCTCTTGACAACCACTTGGGAATAAAAAAGGAATCACTCTAGTTACAGACCTCCTTTACAATGGAAAAATTATCCCTTTTAACACCCTAAGCCAGAAATACGCACTCCCAATATTGGATCAATACACTTATATAAGGATAGCAACATTTATACAAGCACATCCACTGATGCCCACTAAGATACCACATGAGGCATGGCCCTTCTGGAACGATACGCACAAAAATTCAAAAGGGATCTCCCTATTTTACAATTCGCTACAAcgtaaaaaaaaacttcaaaacttAAAATCAGATCTCTCCACATCCTTCTCAGAGGAACAATGGAAAAAAGGTGGTTAAATATAATCATTGTTACACAAGATCCACAAAATATTGGGAAACGGCTCAAAAAATACTTCTTAGATGATGTTATACTCCTTTCATTATTGCCAAATTCTCCCGAAAAAGCTCAAATCAATGTTGGCGTGGTTGTGGCAAAGTGGGCACCTTGTTACATATGATCTGGGAATGCCCTAATCTTAGGAGTTTTTGGAGAGCAGTATTCTGCCTAATATCCAAAACTACAAGCATCATAAATTCAGGCAATGCAGAACTGGCCATCCTAAGCATCCATGTGGACCAATATCCACCAACCCTTAGACCAATGGTAATACAAATACTAATGCCAGCCATATTGATGGTTACTAGAAAGTGGAAGtctgattcatcactgaatattaGTGAGGTTGTTAAAAAAGTTGATGAAGCCTTTAAATATAAACAAACTATGGCCCATATAGATGGAAATATCCCCcacttttacaaacagtgggatcCTTGGATTCTTCTCAGACAAGTTAAATGAATGCACAAGCGTTTCACAATTTCTTGAATGTCATGTATCCTCTCCAATAATGAGCTAGAGCTTCTAATTCTTTGTTACTATTTCTTTGTGTTCTAATATTTTAAATACATACTTTTCAATCTTTGAACCAATACTGTACTTTATTAACATGTTGAAAATAACTATGCATTAAGTTACTTTGTATATGTTACAGTCCACATGCCTcaagttaagccccgtacacatgatcggactttccaccaacaaaaccgtggaattttgtttgcaggacgttggctccaacttgtcttgcatacacacgttcacacaaattttggccaacaattacgaacatagtgacgtactagacgtactacgtggtttttcagctctttagtgccaccctttgggctccttctgctaattttgtgttagcagAAGCTTGGTAAGTGttaattcacgcttttcttttcacgtttttcatttagcccttttcatttcctgcttttcagttcgtttttgaatggccgttcgtcaaccagacatgttgcggaatcagaggagataacatgttatttattattggccttggagttattgcttatttttatttttatttatttttttatttttttggttgaataataatgatatgatttggtatattttctatatttttggatgcatagaatgcactttttggttaagttctattggcagatagcatgtctaatttttttttcgaatgcacaattaaaaaaattgtggagaataatacttggctatgtgttttacttcaaattacagtttgggagtaggcagttacattttacaaaatacaatggaaaattaacaagggacaccaacatagttgtatctttgatcttaaaaactagggaataatggtgttgtggtaacttgcccaacaaaaaaaagaagcataataatatattattcttgatatcgctagaaaaaaaagcctttgaaactttgtttgcaataactccatcagtatcaccagcaaagcagcttcattgttatcccattaaagaagaagagaattgtgtgctgcatttggagatttcataatttgacacgtcatgaatattaattctccattacgaacgctagtttacaagaccagccgcttttgcttctgagcatgtgtgtgtgtactttggacttttgtccaacggacttgtgtacacacaatcggaaagtccaacaacacacatttgttggcggaaaatttgagagcatgctaatcaacatttgttggcggaaagtccgacaacaattgtgcgatggagcatacaaacggtcggacttaccgccatcaagctcacatccaacatttcccgtcggaaagtctgatcatttGTACTAGACTTTATTCTGAAGGTCTGTTTCAAGGTACTTCTACTTATGAAAAAGAAACTTCTACTTATGCATTATATGTTTATATACTTCTTCTCACATGAATGATTGCCTCGCATTTTGTATCGTTGTGGATtgtatgttggaattttttttttaataaaacgttatttcagaaatgtgaaaaaaaataatatatagatagatagatagatagatagatagatagatagatagatagatagatagatagatagatagatagatagatagatagatatttttgtGCTGCTTGGTCTTTCATCGGGCCTTCACTGGTAAGCTATACACGACTCTATTTAATTTTCCAATATTATTATGTTTACTGTATTAAACTTGTTTTTCTAAATTTCTTTGTCTATACACCATTCttcactatgtaactatgagactgtATTTATTTTATAGATGTTTATGGTtgactcctcctgaagaagcagttatagccgcaaaacatgtagaggattacgtCAGGAGATACATCTCATCTCCCCACATCACCTGTGGGGTTTATTTGTTCTTTGTGAACCATCTATACCAACTATGCACAGTTAGAATTAACTATTCATGTGCAGAGTGTTTTTAATCATGTCCTTTTCTTAATAAATTGTTATTTTATTCTTACTTTGGCCTAATCCTTGGGTACCTCAACCAAGAGATCATCAACAAGTATAGATCATCGAATCACAGCTTCCATCCCCTTCCAACATGTTTCCCCATAATAGGCTAAGTCTGGGAATGGAGCTCcatttaacaaaaacaaaacacagtttAGGGGGCTTGTAGGAGGTACCATGGAGTGAAGGTCTGAAGGGTGTTTAGGTCTTTTTTTAGGAACCTAACTTGGGCGATTGAACTCTAGTACCAATTTATTATTAAGCATTGCTTCAGTATGGTAGAAGTCTAATTTTTGGAAACTAGTGCACACCAAGTTCTTCTCTCTTCTTAAACAGAAAtattctatattaccaaaagtattgggacacctgccttcacacacacacattaactttaatggcatctcagttttagtctgtagggttcaatattgagttggcccaccctttgcggttataaaagcttcaactgttctgggaaggctgtccacaaggtttaggagtgtgtctatgggaatgtttgacctttcttcaagaagcacatttgtgaggtcaggcgttgaagttggacgagaaggcccggcctgcagtctctgctctaatttatcccaaaggtgttctatcgggttgaggtcaagactctgtgcaggctagtcaagttcctccacccaaaacttgctcatccatgtctttatggaccttatttgtgcactggtgcgcagttatgttgaaacaggaaggggccattcccaaactgttcccacaaagttgggagcataaagttgtccaaaatgtcttggtatgctgacaccctaagagttcccttcactggaactaaggggccaggcccaacccctgaagaacaaccccacaccataatcccccctccaccaatttatttggaccagtacacaaagcaaggtccataaagacatggaagagcgagtcctgacctcaatagaacacctttgggatgatttagagcgcagactgcgagccaggccttctcgtccacatcagtgtctgacctcacaatataacttctggaagaatggtcaaacattccaatagagaCACTGCTagaccttgtggatagccttcccagaagagttgaagctgttgtagctgcaaagggtgggccaactcaatattaaatcctgtggactaagactgggatgccaataaagttcatgtgcgtgtaaaggcaggtgtcctaaaacttttggtaatatagtgtatcctaATAATTAAACTTTTACCAAAGGTTTTGAATAAAAAGCCTTTTGTTTGTATACAACGTCTTTAAACTGTCCTTAATGTCTTTATTCCTCAAGCtgtatatgaaagggtttacaaaGGGAGTAAACACTGTATACAACAAGGACATTATCTTACTGATCGTTTGTGATTGTCCTTTCTTTGGAATCAGATATGCAGCAAGCAGGGttccataaaatataaaaacaacagtgAGATGGGAGCTACAAGTGGAAAAGGATTTCAGTCTTCCCGAAAAGGAGGATATCTTTAATATTGTTAAAACAATGTAAGTATATGAAACCATTATCACTAGGAAGGGGAATATTAGCACAGGAACACACAACAAGGTAACTTCCATTTGAACTCTGGATGTATCCGAGCAAGAAAGTTCCACAAGAGGATTGAAATCGCAAAATAAGTGGTCAATAACATTTGGTCCACAGAATTCTAGTTGACTTATGCCAAATGTTGATATTGATGTCATAGAACAGCTGAAACTCCAGGATGCAAGAACTAGTTGAATGCAAAGTGTATGTTTCATAATGGAGGTATAATGCAGAGGAGAGCAGATGGCTAGATATCGGTCATAGGACATCACTGTCAGAAGGAAACATTCAAATCCTTCTGTTGTGCTAAAGACATAATATTGAGTAATGCAACCAGAAAAAGATATGGAGGTCCTCTCATGTAGAACAATATGTAACATGTGAGGAGCAATATCTGTGATCAGTATAATGTCAGATATAGAGAGTTGGGAGaggaagaagtacatgggagaATGAAGGGTCTTGCTGTAATATACCAACATGATGATCAAAaggtttccacatattgtcacaaTGTATATAATAAGGACCAAGGTAAAGAGCAGCAGATTATATACGGCTGTGTTGTTAAATCCCAAAAAGAAGAATGTGGTGACATTACCTTTATGTGTGGTCTGTGTGAAAGCAGAAACCATTTATATAACTTTTTATGTATTAACCATACCAGAAATAATATACATTGACTTGCAAAATGGCTGATAGCAAATAAGGTGAATCTGTGACTTTGAATACCCTTTGAATACAACTTGGGATATgggatattaaaaaaatatatattttttttcttaaactaaTATCTGGTTTATTGAAGTGATCTTGGCTTTATCTTATTTAATAAGCTCAGTGAATGTTTTCTTTGCTAATTGGATAGTCTTTATTAATTTAGTTAATTTCCCATATAAGAAAAATGACATGAACATTGAGAAGAAGTGGAACACTGggcaaataaaaaataacatatgtacagtacatacatGATACAGTATGTAATAAAAAGCTTTGCAAAACTACATTTACATAATAAGAAAGAGCCCCACAGTCATTAAtctctaaaccattggcaacaaaattgagtatacccctaagtgaaaatgtccaaattgggtccaaagtgtcaatattttgtgtggccgccattattttccagcactgccttaaccctcccaggcatggcgttcaccagagcttcacacgttgccactggagtcctcttcctctcctccatgatgacatcacggagctggtggatgttagagaccttgcgctcctccaccttctgcttgaggatgtcccacagttgctcaatagggtttaggagacatgcttggccagtccatcactgtcactttggaggtgtgcttggggtcattatcatgttggaatactgccctgcagcccagtttccgaagggaggggatcatgctctgcttcagtatgtcacagtacatgttggcattcatagttccctcaatgaactgtagctcctcagcaCTCatacagctccagaccatgacactcccaccaccatgcttgactgtaggcaagacacatttgtctttgtactcttcccctggtttccaccacacacacttgacaccatttgaaccaaataagtttatcttggtctcatcagaccacaggacattacagtaatctgtgtccttagtctgcttgtcttcagcaaactgtttgcgggcttatttgtgcatcatctttagaagaggcttccttctgggatgacagccatgcagaccaatttgatgcagtgtgcgaaatatggtctgagcactgacaggctgaccccccaccccttcaacctctgcagcaatgctgacagcactcatacatctatttcccaaaggcaacctctggatatgacgctgagcaggtgaACTCTtgttctttggttgaccatgacaaggcctgttctgagtaaaacctgtcctgttaaatcactgtattggtcttggccactgtgctgcagctcagtttcagggtcttggcaatcttcttatagcataggccatctttatatagagcaacaattctttttttctgatcctcagagagttctttgccatggggtgccatgttgaactcccagtgaccagtatgagagagtgagagtgataacaccaaatttaacacacctgctccccattcacacctgagaccttgtaactctaacgagtcacatgacactggggagggaaaatggctaatttcacttaagggtatactcacttttgttgccagcagtttagacattaatggctgcttgttgagttattttgaggggacagaaaaaaatatacactgttatacaagctgtacactctgtaCACTCAAGTTATAGAATTTCTCATTTGTCTTAATGATTACTATTTCAATTAATTAAGCTTGGTGAATTTAATCTGCAAAACTTACTTACTCTGTTTGCTAATGATCTCTGATGAaaacccatattttttgataatttaacTTAATTGTAAATAAACCAACAAAAAtcaatgtagattctttttttttttttgataacagAAAATTAAAGTGTCAATATTAAAAGTGTAACAATATTAAATGCATTTCTTCCTGAGAGAGTTTTCTAAAAGT is a window from the Aquarana catesbeiana isolate 2022-GZ linkage group LG03, ASM4218655v1, whole genome shotgun sequence genome containing:
- the LOC141134825 gene encoding olfactory receptor 10A7-like codes for the protein MLVYYSKTLHSPMYFFLSQLSISDIILITDIAPHMLHIVLHERTSISFSGCITQYYVFSTTEGFECFLLTVMSYDRYLAICSPLHYTSIMKHTLCIQLVLASWSFSCSMTSISTFGISQLEFCGPNVIDHLFCDFNPLVELSCSDTSRVQMEVTLLCVPVLIFPFLVIMVSYTYIVLTILKISSFSGRLKSFSTCSSHLTVVFIFYGTLLAAYLIPKKGQSQTISKIMSLLYTVFTPFVNPFIYSLRNKDIKDSLKTLYTNKRLFIQNLW